One genomic region from Salvia hispanica cultivar TCC Black 2014 chromosome 2, UniMelb_Shisp_WGS_1.0, whole genome shotgun sequence encodes:
- the LOC125208464 gene encoding aluminum-activated malate transporter 8-like — translation MEITSTNQEKTQSNFLKAMFENLKVKLKDMAMKTKKIGEDDPRRILHSIKVGFALTLVSLFYYFRPLYDGFGQAGMWAILTVVVVFEFSVGGTISKSLNRGGATLLAGALGVGAEYLANLCGERGEPIVLGILVFILAAVSTFTRFIPKVKRRYDYGVLIFILTFSLVAVSGARISEIMELAHQRLSTILIGGATCILVSLCIYPVWAGLDLHNLIASNILKLSASLQGFGSEFGNVVSSKDVRDKSYLQIHKSVLNSKATEESLANFAWWEPSHGRFKLNHPWKLYLNVGGIVRQCACLIEILSGCITNSKIQVVSEFEQKIQPSCVKMSMECGKALKEVSTAIKNMSSPPSSVALHLINSKAAADELKNIMENYPSSRNEADLQQIMPMLVVASILIDIIKFVEKIVVSVNELAEKAGFKQAQLLHRGIVKPVNNDDDDQLVIEIGEMKKPIGVGT, via the exons ATGGAGATTACCTCAACCAACCAAGAGAAAACACAGTCTAACTTCTTGAAAGCTATGTTCGAAAATCTTAAGGTTAAGTTGAAGGACATGGCGATGAAGACGAAGAAGATCGGAGAAGATGATCCGAGAAGAATCTTGCACTCCATTAAGGTTGGATTCGCTCTGACCTTAGTGTCTTTGTTCTACTACTTCAGACCTCTCTACGATGGCTTCGGGCAAGCCGGAATGTGGGCCATTTTGACTGTCGTCGTCGTTTTCGAATTCTCAGTTG gAGGCACAATTTCGAAGAGTTTGAACCGAGGGGGTGCCACTCTACTAGCTGGTGCCTTAGGAGTTGGAGCTGAATATTTGGCTAACCTATGTGGGGAGAGAGGAGAGCCAATTGTTCTTGGCATTTTGGTTTTCATTCTag CGGCTGTATCAACATTTACACGATTCATCCCAAAGGTGAAGAGGAGATATGATTATGGGGTATTGATATTCATACTGACGTTCAGTTTGGTGGCGGTGTCGGGTGCTCGGATCAGTGAGATAATGGAGTTGGCTCATCAACGGCTGTCAACGATTTTGATAGGCGGCGCCACCTGCATCCTTGTGTCCCTTTGCATCTACCCAGTTTGGGCTGGTCTAGATTTGCATAATCTCATTGCTTCTAACATACTAAAGCTTTCTGCCTCCTTACAAG GTTTCGGTTCCGAGTTTGGCAATGTGGTGTCGTCTAAGGATGTTAGAGATAAGTCATATCTCCAAATTCATAAATCTGTGCTCAACTCAAAAGCAACCGAGGAATCATTG GCTAATTTTGCATGGTGGGAACCTAGTCATGGGCGTTTCAAGTTGAATCATCCATGGAAACTCTACTTGAACGTGGGTGGCATAGTCAGGCAATGTGCTTGCCTAATCGAAATACTTAGTGGCTGCATAACCAATTCTAAAATTCAG GTAGTATCCGAATTCGAACAGAAAATTCAACCATCATGCGTGAAAATGAGCATGGAATGTGGCAAGGCTCTCAAAGAAGTATCCACAGCAATTAAAAACATGTCAAGTCCACCATCATCTGTTGCACTTCATTTAATCAACTCCAAAGCTGCAGCCGATGAACTTAAGAACATAATGGAAAATTACCCCTCGTCGCGAAACGAAGCAGACCTTCAACAAATCATGCCAATGCTAGTCGTTGCATCCATACTCATCGACATCATTAAATTTGTCGAAAAGATAGTAGTTTCTGTCAATGAATTGGCTGAGAAAGCAGGGTTTAAACAAGCGCAGCTGCTTCACCGTGGGATTGTGAAACCTGTAAATAATGACGATGATGATCAACTTGTTATAGAGATCGGCGAGATGAAAAAGCCTATAGGAGTAGGAACAtag
- the LOC125203233 gene encoding protein LEAD-SENSITIVE 1, whose product MGLLSNRIVRSSLKPGDHIYSWRTAYIYAHHGIYLGDDKVIHFTRRGQEVGTGTVLDVLLVSSGPNRSYIPCPTCLPRDDAHGVVSSCLNCFLAGGILYRFEYSVSPALFLAKARGGTCTLAVSDSDDDVIHRAKYLLDNGFGCYNVFKNNCEDFAIYCKTGLLVLDQSTMGQSGQAVSIIGGPLAAVMSTPLRLVTTNIYGMAATAVGVYCVSRYAADIGMRRDVVKVPVEDLTRRLATGVLQVLEPSIPAAPPLAH is encoded by the exons ATGGGGCTGCTCTCCAACAG AATCGTAAGGAGCAGCCTCAAACCAGGGGATCATATCTACTCGTGGAGGACTGCATACATCTATGCTCATCACG GTATATATCTTGGAGATGATAAAGTTATACATTTCACCAGACGAGGTCAGGAAGTCGGAACTGGTACTGTGTTAGATGTCCTGCTGGTGAGCTCAGGACCGAATCGATCATATATTCCGTGCCCCACCTGTCTCCCGAGAGACGATGCACATGGAGTGGTCTCGTCGTGTTTGAACTGCTTCCTAGCTGGTGGTATTTTGTACCGGTTTGAGTATTCAGTCAGCCCTGCTCTTTTCCTTGCAAAGGCACGGGGAGGGACTTGCACCCTCGCTGTCTCAGATTCTGATGATGATGTGATCCACCGAGCCAAATACCTGCTGGACAACGGATTTGGATGCTACAATGTGTTCAAGAACAACTGTGAGGATTTTGCAATTTACTGCAAGACGGGACTGCTCGTGCTGGATCAGAGTACAATGGGACAAAGCGGGCAAGCTGTGTCCATTATAGGCGGACCTCTTGCGGCTGTAATGTCCACACCACTGCGGCTTGTGACCACCAACATCTATGGGATGGCAGCAACTGCGGTTGGGGTTTATTGTGTGAGCCGCTATGCGGCAGACATTGGCATGAGGAGAGATGTGGTAAAAGTTCCTGTTGAGGATCTGACGAGAAGGCTCGCCACGGGTGTGCTTCAGGTCCTTGAACCAAGCATCCCTGCTGCACCACCTCTTGCTCACTAG